In Actinomycetota bacterium, one genomic interval encodes:
- a CDS encoding DUF881 domain-containing protein: MNNVQYRPALIAVIGVLGFVVAIAFNSTHRFADAQPSRVSDLVGVVEDMENQRDELQGRLAELRTQMDGLEREAAEDSGVRESFSRELDVAREAAGLTGVTGPGVQVVLGDGSEAAPVGDPNDFLIHDTDIAAVVNALFAGGAEAVDVNGERVVATTPIRCAGTTILVNSSRLGSPYTVRAIGEPLALEGAVMQDDMASLLFTTYKTQYGLQVSITRMSETNVAAFKGSLRPKYAELASGGAP; encoded by the coding sequence ATCGTCCTGCTCTGATCGCCGTCATCGGCGTTCTTGGGTTTGTCGTTGCGATCGCCTTCAACAGCACCCATAGGTTCGCTGACGCGCAACCGAGTCGGGTGAGCGATCTGGTGGGCGTCGTCGAGGACATGGAGAATCAGCGCGATGAGTTGCAGGGTCGTCTGGCGGAACTCAGGACGCAGATGGACGGACTTGAACGAGAGGCCGCAGAGGACTCGGGAGTGCGTGAATCGTTCTCGCGGGAACTCGATGTTGCGCGTGAAGCCGCCGGATTGACAGGTGTCACCGGTCCCGGCGTACAGGTGGTTCTCGGTGATGGCAGCGAGGCGGCGCCCGTGGGCGACCCAAACGACTTCCTGATACACGACACGGATATTGCCGCGGTCGTCAACGCTTTGTTTGCCGGCGGAGCCGAGGCGGTCGACGTGAATGGCGAGCGGGTTGTTGCGACCACTCCGATCCGGTGTGCGGGCACGACCATTCTGGTGAACTCCAGCCGGCTGGGCAGCCCGTACACCGTGCGTGCGATAGGAGAGCCGCTCGCCCTTGAGGGTGCGGTGATGCAGGACGACATGGCTTCGCTGCTGTTCACGACGTACAAAACCCAGTATGGGCTTCAGGTTTCTATCACACGTATGAGCGAGACGAACGTGGCTGCATTCAAGGGCTCGCTCAGGCCGAAGTACGCCGAGCTTGCCTCGGGAGGTGCGCCCTGA
- a CDS encoding D-alanyl-D-alanine carboxypeptidase family protein has translation MRDRSIRAIVVLCFALSVLGVPGVVVASRPGSDFVGGTRVSNAPSRVKDAAPDVEMAAGVLVAPDGRELWSRKADESRAMASTTKIMTALLVLERADLDSTVKVSGYAAHIGESGVDLKEGDRYAVGELLEAMLVKSGNDAAIALAEHVAGTEPGFVELMNRRAEELGLTATRFANPHGLDAPGHRTSAADLATVTRVAMENPEFRRIVGLDDVTITGSQGRDKLENSNLLIGDYPDATGVKTGWTNDAGYCLVASAKRDGVELIAVVLGIEAESARFRHARRLLDWGFDHYGMKRLASAEESIGTVPVADYLDRSIAAVVASDAVVPVFDLDGEVGRTVALPESVDAPVAVGQRIGTLSVTQGERLLVQVPIISTSDVPAPGFFERIWIGLVRAWRSIAGEPAVS, from the coding sequence TTGAGAGACCGCAGCATACGTGCGATCGTCGTGCTGTGCTTCGCGCTGTCCGTTCTTGGCGTTCCGGGGGTCGTCGTCGCTTCTCGGCCGGGCTCGGACTTCGTGGGAGGAACGCGCGTATCGAATGCGCCGTCGCGCGTCAAGGACGCGGCTCCCGATGTCGAGATGGCTGCGGGCGTTCTCGTTGCTCCGGACGGACGGGAGCTGTGGTCGCGCAAGGCCGATGAGTCCCGCGCGATGGCGAGCACCACCAAGATCATGACCGCCCTGCTCGTTCTCGAGCGCGCGGATCTCGACAGCACGGTCAAGGTCTCGGGGTACGCCGCGCACATCGGTGAGTCAGGCGTGGACCTGAAGGAGGGCGACCGTTACGCGGTCGGTGAGCTTCTCGAGGCCATGCTGGTGAAATCCGGAAACGACGCAGCCATCGCCCTGGCAGAGCATGTCGCGGGTACCGAGCCCGGGTTCGTCGAGCTGATGAACAGGCGGGCGGAGGAGCTCGGTCTGACAGCAACGCGCTTCGCGAACCCGCACGGACTGGACGCCCCGGGGCATCGCACATCAGCCGCTGATCTCGCAACTGTCACGCGCGTGGCGATGGAGAATCCCGAGTTCAGAAGAATCGTCGGGCTTGACGATGTCACGATCACGGGGTCGCAGGGCCGCGACAAGCTCGAGAATTCCAACCTGCTCATCGGCGACTATCCCGATGCGACCGGCGTCAAGACCGGCTGGACCAATGACGCGGGATACTGTCTCGTTGCCAGTGCGAAGCGCGATGGCGTCGAGCTCATCGCGGTCGTTCTTGGGATCGAAGCGGAGTCCGCGCGCTTTCGCCATGCTAGGCGGCTGCTCGATTGGGGGTTCGATCACTACGGGATGAAGCGGCTCGCATCTGCCGAGGAAAGCATCGGCACCGTGCCGGTCGCCGACTACCTCGACCGCTCGATAGCCGCAGTGGTCGCCTCCGATGCGGTGGTTCCGGTCTTTGACCTGGACGGGGAGGTGGGGCGAACCGTCGCTCTGCCCGAGTCGGTCGATGCTCCAGTAGCAGTTGGCCAGCGGATCGGCACCCTTAGTGTCACGCAGGGGGAGCGGCTTCTCGTGCAGGTGCCGATCATCTCGACGTCCGACGTCCCGGCTCCGGGGTTCTTCGAGAGAATCTGGATCGGGCTCGTCAGGGCGTGGCGCTCCATTGCGGGCGAGCCTGCAGTATCGTGA
- a CDS encoding DUF881 domain-containing protein, with protein sequence MPSQRKPKETLIHLRNESIRRIVQSEKAVERRFHEARLMMSLAVGVLLVGFLLVAQWKGNATVSTQLDRQSDQSLAIIVQQLTTENVALRGEVMRLQLRILEAERQTKDRGEVLNEAAKELNAIRVMSGLEPASGPGVTIRIEDPDSVLLPQDFVALIHELRAGGAEAIAVNGRRVSATTGFSATDGHLTLGTTALKRGYVIQAIGEPTALQQSLTLPGGLKSTLSAFPGVTVEIDLADELELAAAQDPGLTLGRPVEGD encoded by the coding sequence ATGCCGTCTCAACGCAAGCCGAAGGAGACCCTGATCCACCTTCGGAACGAGTCGATTCGTCGCATCGTCCAGTCCGAGAAGGCGGTCGAGCGCAGATTCCACGAAGCCCGGCTGATGATGAGCCTGGCCGTGGGTGTGCTCTTGGTCGGGTTCTTGCTCGTTGCACAGTGGAAGGGCAACGCGACGGTGTCTACCCAGCTCGATCGGCAGAGCGATCAGAGCCTTGCCATAATCGTTCAACAGCTCACAACAGAGAATGTCGCACTCAGAGGCGAGGTCATGCGTTTGCAGCTGCGAATCCTTGAGGCCGAGAGGCAGACCAAGGACAGGGGCGAAGTCCTCAACGAGGCCGCCAAGGAGCTCAACGCAATCCGCGTCATGAGCGGGCTCGAACCTGCGTCCGGTCCGGGCGTGACCATCCGGATCGAGGATCCCGATAGCGTCTTGCTCCCGCAAGACTTCGTTGCGTTGATCCATGAGTTGCGGGCGGGAGGAGCCGAGGCGATCGCGGTCAACGGCAGGCGTGTCTCTGCCACGACGGGGTTTTCCGCGACCGATGGCCACTTGACGCTGGGCACCACCGCGCTGAAACGCGGGTACGTGATCCAGGCGATAGGCGAGCCGACGGCGCTCCAGCAATCGCTTACACTACCCGGAGGTCTGAAATCGACGCTGTCCGCCTTCCCAGGGGTGACCGTGGAGATCGATCTTGCGGATGAGCTGGAACTCGCTGCTGCACAAGACCCGGGTCTGACCCTCGGGCGACCCGTTGAAGGAGACTGA
- a CDS encoding phenylacetate--CoA ligase translates to MFQPEYEALTRDSLEGLQIERLNTVLRRVYDNVDLYRRKFDEAGLAPEVSSFGEFAKFPFTVKDDMRSVFPYGMFAVPLRDIVRVHSSSGTTGQITVVGYTANDISNWADLMARTIAAAGGGPDDVVQVTYGYGLFTGGLGVHYGSERLGAITIPISGGNTKRQVQVLQDFGTTILACTPSYAILIAETAADMGIDIRSLSLKAGIFGAEPWSDNMRKQIEEMMGITALDIYGLSEVLGPGVASECSAQHGLHVNEDHFLIEIVDPETLRPVPDGEIGEVVFTTLTKEGIPVIRYRTRDISRIIPGECSCGRTFRRMERITGRSDDMIIVRGVNVFPSQIEQVLAGIAGVAPHYQVILGKRGAMDTVDVNVEVAADTNFDEIRELEALQRRVKGEIESALAVSIGVKLVEPKSIARSEGKAKRVVDLRAEQGGV, encoded by the coding sequence ATGTTCCAGCCGGAGTACGAGGCTCTGACGAGGGATTCTCTCGAAGGTCTTCAGATTGAGCGACTCAACACCGTGCTGAGACGCGTCTACGACAACGTTGACTTGTACAGGCGCAAGTTCGATGAGGCGGGTCTCGCACCCGAGGTTTCCTCGTTCGGGGAGTTCGCAAAGTTCCCGTTCACCGTCAAAGACGACATGCGCTCCGTATTCCCATACGGCATGTTCGCGGTTCCGCTGCGCGATATCGTGCGCGTGCATTCGTCTTCGGGTACGACCGGCCAGATCACCGTCGTCGGCTACACCGCCAACGACATCAGCAACTGGGCAGATCTCATGGCGCGCACGATCGCTGCGGCCGGCGGCGGACCCGACGATGTCGTTCAGGTCACCTACGGATACGGGCTGTTCACAGGCGGGCTCGGCGTCCACTACGGATCTGAGCGTCTCGGCGCGATCACGATTCCCATCTCCGGCGGCAACACCAAGCGCCAGGTGCAGGTGCTCCAGGACTTTGGCACGACCATCCTTGCGTGCACGCCCTCGTATGCCATTCTCATCGCCGAGACCGCCGCGGACATGGGTATCGACATCCGCAGTCTGTCTCTCAAGGCAGGCATCTTCGGGGCCGAGCCGTGGAGCGACAACATGCGCAAGCAGATCGAGGAGATGATGGGCATCACCGCCCTCGACATCTACGGTCTATCGGAGGTCCTCGGCCCGGGCGTCGCATCCGAGTGCAGCGCTCAGCACGGACTCCATGTGAACGAGGACCACTTCCTCATCGAGATAGTCGATCCCGAAACTCTGCGCCCGGTGCCGGACGGTGAGATCGGCGAGGTCGTGTTCACAACGCTGACCAAGGAAGGCATCCCTGTCATCCGCTACCGAACCCGCGACATCTCCCGGATCATCCCCGGCGAGTGCTCCTGCGGGCGGACCTTCCGCCGGATGGAGCGCATCACGGGCCGTTCCGACGACATGATCATCGTGCGAGGGGTGAATGTCTTCCCGAGCCAGATCGAACAGGTCCTCGCGGGGATAGCAGGAGTGGCGCCGCACTACCAGGTCATCCTTGGCAAGCGGGGTGCGATGGACACCGTGGACGTCAACGTCGAGGTTGCTGCAGACACGAACTTCGACGAGATCCGGGAACTCGAGGCGCTTCAGCGTCGCGTGAAGGGTGAGATCGAATCTGCATTGGCCGTGTCGATCGGGGTGAAGCTCGTTGAGCCCAAGTCGATCGCGCGGAGCGAAGGCAAGGCGAAGCGAGTCGTGGATCTTCGCGCCGAGCAAGGGGGAGTGTGA
- a CDS encoding small basic family protein, with amino-acid sequence MLVLLLALALGVTLGLLTNFGVPAGLLTYLGVAVLAAIDSCLGGVRAALEQTFDDKAFVFGFLTNTLMAAFIVFIGDRIGVRELYLAAVVAFGMRVFENLATVRRLVFQRRGWE; translated from the coding sequence ATGCTGGTCTTGCTTCTCGCGCTCGCGCTCGGTGTCACTTTGGGGCTCCTCACAAACTTCGGCGTTCCCGCGGGCCTGCTGACGTACCTCGGCGTAGCGGTGCTGGCCGCGATCGACTCGTGTCTCGGTGGTGTGAGGGCCGCGCTAGAGCAGACATTCGACGACAAGGCCTTCGTGTTCGGCTTTCTGACGAATACTCTGATGGCAGCGTTCATCGTCTTCATTGGAGACCGGATCGGTGTTCGGGAGCTCTATCTTGCCGCCGTGGTCGCCTTCGGGATGCGCGTCTTTGAGAATCTTGCCACCGTGCGGCGACTGGTATTCCAGCGCCGGGGGTGGGAGTGA
- a CDS encoding ACT domain-containing protein: MVIEQVSVFLENSPGHLARLTRTLANASINMRALMVADTENFGVVRIICDTPNVAKEVLEGEGFGVSITRVIAVEIPDRPGGLADVLDVLGDAGVNVEYAYAFVEPGAEAAVDIFKVDDERAVRVLASAGITVIEPERLYEKDALA; encoded by the coding sequence ATCGTGATAGAACAAGTGTCGGTGTTTCTCGAGAACAGCCCCGGCCATCTGGCCCGTCTCACGCGCACGCTCGCCAACGCGAGCATCAACATGCGCGCACTCATGGTGGCCGACACCGAGAACTTTGGCGTCGTGCGCATTATCTGCGACACCCCCAACGTGGCCAAGGAGGTACTCGAAGGCGAGGGTTTCGGAGTCTCGATCACGCGGGTCATCGCCGTGGAGATTCCCGACAGGCCCGGTGGTCTGGCCGACGTCCTCGACGTACTTGGCGATGCGGGAGTCAACGTCGAGTACGCCTACGCATTCGTTGAGCCCGGAGCCGAGGCTGCGGTGGACATCTTCAAAGTCGACGACGAGCGCGCCGTTCGCGTTCTAGCGAGCGCGGGGATCACGGTCATCGAGCCCGAACGGCTCTACGAGAAGGATGCGCTCGCCTGA
- a CDS encoding VanW family protein, which translates to MDDAFETRTPRRTRRPETRPRLGGALVQWFLLRPVWQRVVIGIPAALIAIVVAAGAIEAAASVGRIHPGVHVAGVPVGGKGSKSAVRAIAEGIEQRMQTPVSVVFENHTWPVEAASVSARLDTETVVAQAMAVGRTGSFTERAKERFLAWFRPIEIRPAVIGEAEALAEVVLTIEDAVGRKPKDARVVIDGTDARIEPAVVGLAVRASQFEQDLLTAFAEESREVPVPVDFVPVSVSDSDADAALAAAGKMMSAPATVTYESKSWEFKPSDISGWIDFRKVPAEENTGTPSESSDGSSAVAAEASATPGPKRMSLEAFIDADKTSETVGPKVGETGRPAQDATFRVSGGTVTIVPSKVGIGPDIEALAQQLTRVLVSEERRVVELRTMKVEPEVTTEDAEKMGIEERISTYTTTFDASNTPRVNNIHTLADALDGTLIPPGGTFSFNEAVGPRTAAKGYQEAPAIVNGKLVPQLGGGICQVGTTIFNTVFESGLPVVERRNHSFYISHYPRGRDATVSWGGPDFKFKNDTEDWVLVATGFSSSSLTVSLYGTDPGYDVTAEIGAWTSIKPHGVEEVKDPTMPKGARVVEDTGIDGRSIVVKRIVEKDGELVRTDSFTSVYKPKVEVVRLGTKKTTSKEATASAD; encoded by the coding sequence GTGGACGACGCATTCGAGACCCGCACGCCACGCCGTACGCGCCGGCCGGAGACCCGCCCTCGTCTCGGCGGAGCGCTGGTGCAATGGTTCCTCCTCCGTCCCGTCTGGCAGCGCGTTGTGATCGGGATCCCGGCGGCCTTGATCGCGATCGTAGTTGCGGCTGGAGCTATCGAAGCAGCCGCCAGCGTCGGGAGGATACATCCCGGCGTTCATGTGGCCGGCGTCCCTGTGGGCGGGAAGGGTTCGAAGTCAGCGGTACGAGCGATCGCCGAGGGCATCGAACAGCGCATGCAGACCCCGGTGTCCGTCGTGTTCGAGAATCACACTTGGCCGGTGGAGGCCGCGAGCGTCTCTGCACGGCTCGATACCGAGACCGTGGTCGCACAGGCGATGGCCGTCGGCAGGACCGGTAGCTTCACCGAGAGGGCCAAGGAACGTTTCCTGGCGTGGTTCCGCCCGATCGAGATAAGACCTGCCGTCATCGGGGAGGCCGAGGCGCTGGCCGAGGTAGTGCTGACGATCGAGGACGCGGTCGGGCGCAAACCCAAGGATGCCCGGGTAGTCATCGATGGTACGGACGCCCGGATCGAGCCGGCTGTCGTGGGTCTCGCCGTGCGTGCCTCCCAATTCGAGCAGGACCTCCTGACTGCATTTGCCGAGGAATCGCGTGAGGTTCCGGTTCCGGTGGACTTCGTACCGGTAAGCGTCAGCGATTCCGACGCGGATGCCGCCCTGGCCGCTGCCGGGAAGATGATGTCTGCGCCCGCTACGGTGACGTACGAGTCCAAGAGCTGGGAGTTCAAGCCGAGCGACATCTCTGGGTGGATAGACTTCAGGAAAGTGCCGGCCGAGGAGAACACCGGCACCCCCTCGGAGTCGAGCGACGGTTCCAGCGCGGTAGCGGCGGAAGCAAGCGCCACCCCCGGCCCCAAGCGGATGAGCCTCGAAGCATTCATCGATGCCGACAAGACGTCGGAGACCGTGGGTCCCAAGGTGGGGGAGACCGGTCGTCCTGCGCAAGACGCAACCTTCAGGGTATCGGGCGGCACAGTCACGATCGTCCCCTCCAAGGTGGGCATCGGGCCGGACATCGAGGCACTTGCGCAACAGCTCACGCGCGTTCTTGTCTCGGAAGAGCGCCGGGTTGTCGAGCTTCGGACGATGAAGGTCGAACCCGAGGTCACGACCGAAGATGCCGAGAAGATGGGGATCGAGGAGAGGATCTCCACGTATACGACCACATTCGACGCTTCGAACACGCCCCGCGTGAACAACATCCATACTCTGGCTGATGCACTTGATGGCACGCTCATTCCCCCGGGCGGCACGTTCTCGTTCAACGAGGCAGTGGGGCCCCGAACAGCCGCGAAGGGCTATCAAGAGGCTCCAGCCATCGTGAACGGCAAACTCGTTCCCCAGCTCGGTGGAGGTATCTGCCAGGTAGGGACGACGATATTCAACACTGTGTTCGAGTCCGGCCTGCCGGTCGTTGAACGCCGGAACCACTCCTTCTACATCTCTCACTATCCTCGCGGACGGGATGCGACTGTGTCTTGGGGCGGACCTGACTTCAAGTTCAAGAACGACACCGAGGACTGGGTGCTCGTGGCCACCGGTTTCTCGAGTTCCTCTCTGACCGTCAGTTTGTACGGCACCGATCCCGGCTACGATGTGACCGCCGAGATAGGCGCATGGACCAGCATCAAGCCGCATGGTGTCGAGGAGGTAAAGGACCCGACGATGCCAAAGGGCGCCCGTGTTGTGGAAGACACAGGTATCGACGGGCGCAGCATCGTCGTCAAGCGCATCGTTGAGAAGGATGGCGAACTCGTTCGCACGGACTCATTCACTTCGGTGTACAAACCGAAGGTGGAGGTCGTCAGGTTGGGCACGAAGAAGACGACGTCCAAGGAGGCGACGGCTAGCGCCGACTGA
- a CDS encoding prepilin-type N-terminal cleavage/methylation domain-containing protein, producing MRRRIRRDEGFSMLELMVVVAILGILVMIAVASYRMSTSTARRVTCKENQRNLTTSVSLYEQDHDGARPAVLVDLTPYVTNYASASKCPNGDGTLLVYDPVGNRVTCPNHP from the coding sequence ATGCGGCGGCGGATCAGGCGTGACGAGGGGTTCTCGATGCTCGAGTTGATGGTCGTTGTCGCCATCCTCGGCATACTCGTGATGATCGCAGTTGCTTCATACCGCATGTCGACCAGCACGGCGCGCCGGGTCACCTGCAAGGAGAACCAGCGCAACCTGACGACGTCCGTCTCACTCTACGAACAAGATCATGACGGTGCCAGACCGGCCGTCCTTGTCGACCTGACCCCGTACGTCACGAACTACGCCAGCGCGTCCAAGTGCCCCAACGGCGACGGCACGCTACTCGTGTACGACCCTGTGGGGAATCGCGTGACATGTCCCAATCATCCATGA